GGAGAACAGGGTAGAAAAAAGCTTACGCAGATTACGCGGTATGGAATGGTACTGTTGGGTATGTTTCAGTCTTTTGGTTGGATGATGATGATAATCAGAATACATTCTCCGTCTAGAATGCCTGTGGTTGTTGATCCGTCATGGCCATGGATTATTTTAGCGGGTTCGACTCTTGTCGCCGGTTCTGTCTTAATTATGTGGCTTGGCGAACAGGTCACGGAAAGAGGTATAGGCAATGGCATTTCTCTTATAATTTTTTCGGGTATTGTAGAAAGACTTCCTCATACAGTACTTAGTATTGTAAAGCTTATACAAATGGAAGAACTTTCGGTAGTCTTTGCATTAATGCTTGCTGTTGTTGTGATAATAGTTTTAGTTTTAGTCGTCTGGATTGAAACGGCGCAGAGAAAGATCCCTATTCATTACGCAAAAAGAGTGATTGGCAGAAAAATGTACGGCGGTCAGGCATCTTTTCTGCCGATAAAAGTTGATCAGTCGGGCGTTATTGCCGTGATATTTGCAGTTTCTGTTTTATCTGCTCCTTTAATTCTGGTTCAGTTTACTACGGAATGGACGGTATGGAATTTTCCTATAGTCAGAAAAATTACTGAGTGGCTTAGCGGCACCAATTCTGTAATATACAGTTTGGTTTATGCCTCTATTATTATTTTCTTCTGCTATTTCTATAACTCTATATCTTTTAATCCTAAAGATTTGGCGGACAGTATGAAAAAATCAGGCAGTTTCATACCAGGCATAAGACCTGGTGAATCGACTTCCATATATATACAAAAAGTTTTGGAAAGGGTTACTCTTGTCGGGGCACTGTTCATTGCCTGTATCGCCGTTTTGCCGGATTATTTAAGGTCGGCGATTGGCAGTCCGTTTTTTTTCGGTGGAACATCGCTGCTTATTGTTGTAGGTGTTTCGCTTGATACTGTCGGGCAGATAGAATCACATCTTATTATGTGCCATTATGAAGGATTTATTAAAGACGGGCGTGTAAAAGGAAGATGGTTTAAAGTAAAATAGATTATGAATTATATAATTTTAGGACCTCCCGGAGCAGGTAAAGGCACTCAGGCAAAAAAGATTGCCGTAAAGTTCGGTATACTTCATTTATCTACTGGCGATATGTTTAGAGAAGCAAAAAAGTCGGACGAATCTATAAGCAAACTTCTTTCGTCGGGACAGCTTGTTCCTGATGAAATAGTTGTCAATATGGTAAGAAAACGGCTTGAAAAAAATAATATAAAAAAAGGATTTCTTTTAGACGGATTTCCTAGAACCGTAAAACAGACTGGAGAATTAGACAGAATGCTTATGTCCGAAAATATAAAAATAGATAGGGTTTTTTTGATAAGCGTGCCTTTTGAAGAAGCGGCTAAAAGAATAGCGGGAAGAATAGTTTGTGCGTGTGGGGCAAGTTATCATACAATGTTGCTTCCTCCGAAAGAATTCGGAAAATGCGACTGTTGCGGCGGAGTACTATTTCATAGAAGCGATGATAAAGAAGAAGATATCATCAGGGATAGATTTAGTGTTTATGAAAAGCAGACTAAGCCTTTAATTGAATATTATAAAGAGAGTGGACTACTTATTTATATAGATGGTTTGAAGAGCGAAAGCGACGTATTTGAACAGATAAGCGGTTGCATTATAAATGGGGAATAAATTGTTTTT
This genomic interval from Candidatus Endomicrobiellum trichonymphae contains the following:
- the secY gene encoding preprotein translocase subunit SecY; amino-acid sequence: MLNNFADIFKVPELRKKVLFTLFIIIAYRIGAMVPIPGINVEALKSFFATQNNGLLGFLDMFSGGALNRMSIFSMGIIPYINSSIIMSLLQGAHMIPYLDRLGRDGEQGRKKLTQITRYGMVLLGMFQSFGWMMMIIRIHSPSRMPVVVDPSWPWIILAGSTLVAGSVLIMWLGEQVTERGIGNGISLIIFSGIVERLPHTVLSIVKLIQMEELSVVFALMLAVVVIIVLVLVVWIETAQRKIPIHYAKRVIGRKMYGGQASFLPIKVDQSGVIAVIFAVSVLSAPLILVQFTTEWTVWNFPIVRKITEWLSGTNSVIYSLVYASIIIFFCYFYNSISFNPKDLADSMKKSGSFIPGIRPGESTSIYIQKVLERVTLVGALFIACIAVLPDYLRSAIGSPFFFGGTSLLIVVGVSLDTVGQIESHLIMCHYEGFIKDGRVKGRWFKVK
- a CDS encoding adenylate kinase, translating into MNYIILGPPGAGKGTQAKKIAVKFGILHLSTGDMFREAKKSDESISKLLSSGQLVPDEIVVNMVRKRLEKNNIKKGFLLDGFPRTVKQTGELDRMLMSENIKIDRVFLISVPFEEAAKRIAGRIVCACGASYHTMLLPPKEFGKCDCCGGVLFHRSDDKEEDIIRDRFSVYEKQTKPLIEYYKESGLLIYIDGLKSESDVFEQISGCIINGE